In Camelus ferus isolate YT-003-E chromosome 10, BCGSAC_Cfer_1.0, whole genome shotgun sequence, the following proteins share a genomic window:
- the LOC106728582 gene encoding tumor necrosis factor receptor superfamily member 26-like isoform X1 encodes MKGRKEPEGKRDTTNTEHAGADGLRVTMTTRETLCDPGYYLTEQFQEGRSVRACRKCESGTFRSHPSAETSCVHCALCRDDQEVVTECSPTSDRQCQCKEGHFYCDSGSCTESCFRCKRCEGSTVLHPCNATRDTVCATESNPKPGTSSCSWPLLVVLALTLAFAINAFILIPCIRTILHNHSKKGNHGHINPGENKITAASGAQERGTGARGSSWGGASHLKHSYTHFLTRGPFMPLISGPPASGSRTHRT; translated from the exons atgaaagggagaaaggaacCAGAGGGAAAGCGTGATACCACGAACACAGAACACGCTGGTGCAGATGGACTGAGG GTGACCATGACAACAAGGGAGACCCTGTGTGACCCAG GCTACTACCTCACCGAGCAGTTCCAGGAGGGCCGCAGCGTCAGAGCGTGCAGGAAGTGTGAGTCTGGGACGTTCAGGTCCCACCCCAGTGCGGAGACCAGCTGCGTGCACTGCGCCCTCTGCCGGGACG ATCAGGAGGTGGTGACTGAGTGCTCCCCGACCTCCGACCGGCAGTGCCAGTGCAAGGAGGGTCACTTCTACTGCGACTCGGGGAGCTGCACAGAGAGCTGCTTCCGCTGTAAAAG ATGTGAAGGCAGCACCGTCCTTCATCCATGCAATGCCACCAGGGATACAGTTTGTGCCACAGAAAGTAATCCAAAGCCAG GAACCTCAAGCTGTTCGTGGCCACTACTTGTGGTCCTCGCCCTCACCCTCGCCTTCGCCATCAATGCCTTCATCCTCATCCCCTGCATTCGCACCATCCTTCACAACCATAGCAAAAAAGGTAATCATGGTCACATCAATCCTGGAGAAAACAAGATCACAGCTGCATCGGGAGCTCAGGAACGGGGGACTGGGGCTCGTGGTTCCTCATGGGGGGGGGCGTCTCATTTGAAACACAGCTACACTCACTTTCTAACTCGGGGGCCTTTCATGCCTCTGATCTCGGGGCCACCTGCTTCGGGCTCCCGGACACACAGGACTTAA
- the LOC106728582 gene encoding tumor necrosis factor receptor superfamily member 26-like isoform X2, translating to MTWWLLVVVLPLLLLAQVTMTTRETLCDPGYYLTEQFQEGRSVRACRKCESGTFRSHPSAETSCVHCALCRDDQEVVTECSPTSDRQCQCKEGHFYCDSGSCTESCFRCKRCEGSTVLHPCNATRDTVCATESNPKPGTSSCSWPLLVVLALTLAFAINAFILIPCIRTILHNHSKKGNHGHINPGENKITAASGAQERGTGARGSSWGGASHLKHSYTHFLTRGPFMPLISGPPASGSRTHRT from the exons ATGACTTGGTGGCTTCTGGTCGTCGTGTTGCCGTTGCTGCTCCTGGCGCAG GTGACCATGACAACAAGGGAGACCCTGTGTGACCCAG GCTACTACCTCACCGAGCAGTTCCAGGAGGGCCGCAGCGTCAGAGCGTGCAGGAAGTGTGAGTCTGGGACGTTCAGGTCCCACCCCAGTGCGGAGACCAGCTGCGTGCACTGCGCCCTCTGCCGGGACG ATCAGGAGGTGGTGACTGAGTGCTCCCCGACCTCCGACCGGCAGTGCCAGTGCAAGGAGGGTCACTTCTACTGCGACTCGGGGAGCTGCACAGAGAGCTGCTTCCGCTGTAAAAG ATGTGAAGGCAGCACCGTCCTTCATCCATGCAATGCCACCAGGGATACAGTTTGTGCCACAGAAAGTAATCCAAAGCCAG GAACCTCAAGCTGTTCGTGGCCACTACTTGTGGTCCTCGCCCTCACCCTCGCCTTCGCCATCAATGCCTTCATCCTCATCCCCTGCATTCGCACCATCCTTCACAACCATAGCAAAAAAGGTAATCATGGTCACATCAATCCTGGAGAAAACAAGATCACAGCTGCATCGGGAGCTCAGGAACGGGGGACTGGGGCTCGTGGTTCCTCATGGGGGGGGGCGTCTCATTTGAAACACAGCTACACTCACTTTCTAACTCGGGGGCCTTTCATGCCTCTGATCTCGGGGCCACCTGCTTCGGGCTCCCGGACACACAGGACTTAA